A stretch of the Arachis stenosperma cultivar V10309 chromosome 6, arast.V10309.gnm1.PFL2, whole genome shotgun sequence genome encodes the following:
- the LOC130933063 gene encoding DExH-box ATP-dependent RNA helicase DExH17: MDTYSLKSVFDLPAPFRSCFSFRYFNSLQSECFPICFHSDANMVISAPTGSGKTVLFELCVLRLLSRFISADGRFIHSKGSLKTVYIAPSKALVQEKLREWNRKFGPWGINCLELTGDSESYTSRNIHEADIILTTPEKFDAVSRYGIEGGGLSFFSDIALLLIDEVHLLNDSRGAALEAIVSRIKIVSCNPKMKLNPLAQVRLVAVSATIPNIEDLAEWIKVPEQGIKRFGEEMRPVKLTTKVFGYAPAKNDFLFEKRLQNYIFDILMQYSRGKSALIFCSTRKGAQEAAQRLSQIVMTFGQTNPFIRNREQQDRLREASLSCSDKQMQSYILYGVGYHNGGLCHKDRNLVEGLFLKGDIQVLCTTNTLAHGINLPAHTVVIKSTQHFNKEKGLYMEYDRSTILQMCGRAGRPPFDDTGLVIIMTRRETVHLYENLLNGCEVVESQLLPCVTEHLLAEIVQLTVTDITKAIEWLQCSYLYVRMKKNPENYSIKKGISGDRLVKHVQDICVKKVNELSQHQMVEIDEDGFLLSPLDPGRLMTKYYLRFDTMKQIMRTPENCCLEDALHVICSAEEIAWIQLRRNEKKLLNEINADKDGRLRFHILGDRGKKKKRIQTREEKIFILANDCLTGDPSVHDLSLIQDMNSICSNGCRIAKCMKEYFIFKHNYKGAVNSALLAKSLDQKLWDDSPYLLKQLPGIGMVTAKALHSMGIKSFEALAEADPRRIEIVTGRKYPFGNHIKDSLLSLPPKVEIKLAETESNRQGKFKLVVTLTRISQTTQSVKRHYADMIVGLEEGNTILFHEKIRVDQFSSPYCATILVPVTQGNQTIKADFVYEEYIGIDVHEKLHMEKAGISVVPSKRNKKQGFLPPPEEVYVIEDDNITIADIPMKKLSTLNKDKEEDNSIPSFKLLDEEIEEGGHALEVEDDDCKIITEKTVFDHIREKARNFSLLAALDNIRCPPLDVLTRNHAREKRPAISHDILVPDDADTAKVPQTNQTNFPADPSRLECNDANLKLTSNDQNSAGSSNDMNHIVETGVFLPDSEARTYAMPTEETVFDHIMRKSNNFPQINKPDCLESVIWKTELFSKNHLNAALGIATERNPSDMVTDSILNSFMGSVEAEKYASGVQVGTEKKRLLDSAYFVEGGKKQHCSSGESKEVKSSLSEAKQSCTLETACQMKEAESYLGFKSSIRRDLMKFLQRKRRNQRDDQRRPTRTHGSRPRGIEESAMTRSRA; encoded by the exons ATGGACACATATTCTTTGAAGTCGGTGTTCGATTTGCCAGCACCTTTTCGTTCTTGTTTTAGTTTCAG GTATTTTAATTCACTTCAGAGTGAATGCTTTCCTATCTGTTTCCATTCTGATGCAAACATGGTCATCTCGGCCCCAACTGGGAGTGGAAAAACAGTGCTATTTGAGCTTTGCGTTTTGAGGCTTCTCTCCAGGTTCATTTCTGCAGATGGAAGATTCATACATTCAAAGGGGTCCCTTAAAACA GTCTATATTGCTCCATCTAAGGCTTTAGTACAAGAGAAGCTCCGTGAGTGGAATCGCAAGTTTGGTCCATGGGGAATAAATTGCCTGGAGCTGACTGGAGATAGTGAATCTTACACTTCAAGGAACATTCACGAGGCAGATATTATTCTGACTACTCCTGAG AAATTTGATGCAGTGTCACGTTATGGTATAGAAGGTGGTGGCTTAAGCTTTTTCAGTGACATCGCACTTCTACTTATTGATGAAGTCCATCTGTTGAATGATTCACGTGGAGCAGCATTGGAAGCGATTGTTAGTAGAATAAAGATCGTTTCTTGCAATccaaaaatgaaattaaatccTCTTGCTCAGGTGCGCTTGGTTGCTGTGTCAGCCACAATTCCAAATATTGAGGATCTAg CTGAGTGGATTAAGGTTCCTGAGCAAGGGATTAAAAG ATTTGGGGAAGAAATGAGGCCAGTAAAGCTGACAACCAAAGTATTTG GCTATGCCCCAGCCAAGAATGACTTTCTATTTGAGAAG CGCCTTCAAAACTATATTTTTG ATATTCTAATGCAATACTCAAGAGGAAAATCTGCGCTTATATTTTGTTCAACGAGAAAAGGAGCACAAGAAGCAGCTCAGCGACTCTCTCAAATAGTCATGACTTTTGGTCAGACAAATCCATTTATTAGGAACAGAGAGCAGCAAGATCGGCTGAGAGAGGCTTCTCTGTCATGCAGTGACAAGCAAATGCAATCATATATTCTTTATGGGG TTGGTTATCACAATGGTGGGCTTTGCCACAAAGATCGCAATCTTGTGGAAGGCCTTTTTCTCAAGGGTGACATTCAAGTACTTTGTACCACAAATACACTAGCCCATGGAATCAACCTCCCAGCACATACAGTTGTTATTAAATCAACACAGCACTT CAACAAGGAAAAGGGTCTCTATATGGAATATGACCGCTCCACAATATTGCAG ATGTGTGGAAGGGCAGGGCGACCACCATTTGATGATACAGGCTTGGTTATAATCATGACAAGGAGGGAAACG GTTCATTTGTATGAGAATCTCTTAAATGGATGTGAAGTAGTGGAATCACA ATTGCTTCCATGTGTGACGGAACATTTACTTGCGGAAATAGTTCAACTGACAGTAACTGATATTACAAAAGCAATTGAGTGGTTGCAATGCTCATACTTGTATGTTAGAATGAAAAAG AACCCGGAGAACTATTCAATTAAGAAAGGAATTTCTGGTGATCGTTTAGTGAAGCATGTTCAAG ATATTTGTGTTAAGAAAGTTAACGAGTTATCTCAGCACCAAATGGTAGAGATTGATGAAGATGGTTTCCTCTTGAGCCCATTAG ATCCTGGGAGGCTAATGACAAAGTATTATTTGAGATTTGATACTATGAAACAGATAATGAGGACACCTGAAAACTGCTGTCTAGAAGATGCACTTCATGTTATTTGCTCTGCAGAAGAAATTGCTT GGATACAGCTAAGACGCAATGAGAAGAAGCTCTTAAATGAGATCAATGCTGATAAAGATGGACGGCTTCGCTTTCATATTCTCGGAGAtagagggaaaaagaaaaaacgcattcaaacaagagaagaaaagatatttattttgGCAAATGACTGCTTAACTGGTGATCCTTCAGTTCATGATCTATCTCTAATTCAG GATATGAATTCTATATGCTCAAATGGATGTAGAATTGCAAAATGCATGaaagaatattttattttcaaacaTAATTACAAAGGAGCTGTGAATTCAGCTCTTCTAGCCAAATCACTTGATCAGAAACTTTGGGATGACAGTCCCTACCTGTTGAAACAATTGCCTGGAATTGGGATGGTTACGGCAAAG GCACTACATTCAATGGGAATTAAATCATTTGAGGCCCTTGCTGAAGCTGATCCAAGAAGAATAGAGATAGTAACTGGTCGAAAGTACCCATTTGGAAATCATATTAAAGATTCTCTACTGTCACTACCTCCAAAAGTTGAAATTAAGCTTGCAGAAACTGAAAGCAATAGACAAGGAAAGTTCAAGCTAGTAGTAACGTTGACTAGGATATCACAGACAACCCAGTCAGTTAAACGACATTATGCTGATATG ATTGTTGGTTTGGAGGAGGGCAACACCATTCTTTTTCATGAAAAAATAAG GGTGGATCAATTTTCCAG CCCGTACTGTGCAACAATTCTTGTGCCTGTCACACAAGGGAATCAGACTATCAAGGCTGATTTTGTATATGAGGAGTATA TTGGCATTGATGTTCACGAAAAGCTTCACATGGAGAAAGCGGGAATTTCAGTTGTTCCTTCAAAAAGAAACAAGAAGCAGGGTTTTCTTCCTCCACCCGAGGAGGTTTACGTCATAGAAGACGACAACATCACTATAGCTGATATACCAATGAAGAAGCTATCCACTCTGAACAAGGATAAGGAGGAAGATAATTCCAT TCCAAGTTTCAAACTCTTGGATGAAGAGATAGAGGAAG GTGGGCATGCTCTTGAGGTTGAAGATGATGACTGCAAAATTATCACTGAGAAAACAGTATTTGACCACATACGCGAGAAGGCCAGAAACTTTTCTCTCCTAGCTGCATTGGATAATATTCGCTGTCCACCACTGGATGTCCTTACAAGAAATCATGCTCGTGAGAAGAGACCTGCCATCAGTCACGACATACTTGTTCCGGATGATGCTGACACAGCAAAAGTCCCTCAAACAAATCAGACTAATTTTCCTGCAGATCCCAGCAGGTTAGAATGCAATGATGCCAACCTTAAACTCACTTCAAATGACCAAAACTCAGCTGGTAGCTCAAATGATATGAACCACATAGTTGAAACAG GTGTTTTCCTCCCTGATTCCGAAGCAAGAACATATGCAATGCCAACTGAAGAAACAGTATTTGACCATATAATGAGAAAATCTAACAATTTTCCACAGATTAATAAGCCTGATTGCCTGGAGTCAGTAATCTGGAAAACAGAATTATTCTCGAAGAATCATCTGAACGCTGCTCTTGGTATTGCAACAGAGAGAAATCCATCAGACATGGTCACTGATAGCATTCTCAATTCATTTATGGGAAGTGTTGAAGCAGAAAAATATGCATCCGGTGTTCAAGTTGGTACTGAG AAAAAAAGGTTACTGGACTCCGCATACTTTGTAGAGGGTGGCAAGAAGCAGCACTGCTCTTCTGGAGAATCAAAGGAAGTGAAGTCTAGTTTAAGTGAAGCAAAACAGTCCTGTACTTTGGAAACTGCATGCCAAATGAAGGAAGCAGAGTCATATCTTGGGTTCAAAA gtagcattcggagggatttgatgaagtttctgcagagaaaaagaagaaaccaaagagatgaccagcgaagaccgacgcggacgcatggctcacgacCGCGCGGAATTGAGGAAAgcgcaatgacgcgatcgcgtgcctga